The sequence GGATACAATCATTATTATTGCCAAAGATCATCCCTGGCAAACCCTATTTGATAGCCTCGAAAACTTCTCTGATGATTTCATGGAAGCCAGAGAACAACCTAATCTTCAAGTCCGCGAGGATCTATTTTGATGCAGTTTTTACTTGATACAAATATCTGCATCTACATCATCAAACGGAAACCTCAGCAAGTCTTAAATCGATTTCAAACGCTGAACATTTCTGATATAGGCGTTTCATCTATTACTGTGGCAGAGTTAGAGTACGGTGCTTATAAAAGCCAACGCATAGAGCAAAATCGAGTTGCACTGGGTCAATTCTTGACACCGCTTGAAGTTTTACCATTCGATGAGCAGTCAACCCAAATCTATGGAAACCTTCGTGCTGCTCTAGAGCATCAAGGTAACATTATTGGAGCAATGGATCTACTCATCGCGGCTCAAGC is a genomic window of Timaviella obliquedivisa GSE-PSE-MK23-08B containing:
- a CDS encoding type II toxin-antitoxin system VapC family toxin gives rise to the protein MQFLLDTNICIYIIKRKPQQVLNRFQTLNISDIGVSSITVAELEYGAYKSQRIEQNRVALGQFLTPLEVLPFDEQSTQIYGNLRAALEHQGNIIGAMDLLIAAQAKSLGLTLVTNNTSEFSRIPDLNLQNWVEP
- a CDS encoding AbrB/MazE/SpoVT family DNA-binding domain-containing protein; translated protein: MEIAKLVNDGNNQVVILPKKFHLEGSEVYIKKVGDTIIIIAKDHPWQTLFDSLENFSDDFMEAREQPNLQVREDLF